A genomic segment from Halomonas sp. TA22 encodes:
- a CDS encoding DUF1850 domain-containing protein: MIDAYGERLFSLPLVEDDGWCLGWNHSVAKFTVLDCYRFREGRMWLERSHQPDFAAGLGHTEGRGEQISDGQGGYWIVDIDEPVPGSRYVLRVGSAAVDHRLIWDSPEGQRQASLSDIAAGQRVTLQLHKPDDV; encoded by the coding sequence GTGATCGACGCTTATGGCGAAAGGCTGTTCAGCCTGCCGCTGGTGGAGGATGATGGCTGGTGCTTGGGCTGGAACCACTCGGTGGCGAAGTTCACGGTGCTCGACTGCTATCGCTTCCGTGAGGGGCGGATGTGGCTCGAACGCAGCCACCAACCCGATTTTGCCGCCGGCCTTGGACATACCGAGGGGCGTGGCGAACAGATCTCCGACGGCCAGGGCGGCTACTGGATCGTCGATATCGATGAGCCGGTGCCCGGCAGTCGCTATGTCTTGCGGGTCGGCTCGGCTGCCGTCGACCATCGCTTGATATGGGACTCTCCCGAGGGGCAGCGGCAGGCGAGCCTGAGCGATATCGCAGCGGGTCAGAGAGTCACCCTACAACTACACAAGCCAGACGACGTCTGA
- a CDS encoding TAXI family TRAP transporter solute-binding subunit — MRILKYAITASLIATAPAALAQQLSIATGGTGGVYYPIGGGLAELINDNIEGASATAEVTGASVENMGLIMRGDADIAIALADTVYQAWSGTGDFEGRQIENTRALASVYPNAVQLVTLANSDIQSIDDLRGKRVSVGAPGSGTELNARAVLEANGISYDDFTPQRLNFNETADAIRDGDIDAGFWSVGPPTSSILNLAATRDIRLIGLSDEEIENAREEEPVFAAYELRAGMYEGMDEAVQTISIPNVLVVNADMDEELAYELTKLLFERIDDLIAVHPAANDTTIEFTMNSTPVPLHPGAIRYYEEVEADIPDDLRP, encoded by the coding sequence ATGCGCATTCTCAAGTATGCAATTACTGCCTCGCTGATCGCCACGGCCCCGGCGGCCCTCGCTCAGCAGCTCTCCATCGCCACTGGCGGCACCGGCGGCGTCTACTATCCGATCGGTGGCGGCCTTGCCGAGCTGATCAACGACAACATCGAAGGGGCCAGCGCCACTGCGGAAGTCACCGGCGCCTCTGTCGAGAACATGGGACTGATCATGCGCGGCGATGCCGATATCGCCATCGCCCTGGCCGATACCGTCTACCAGGCGTGGTCGGGCACCGGCGATTTCGAGGGCCGGCAGATCGAGAATACCCGCGCCCTGGCCTCGGTCTACCCCAATGCGGTGCAACTGGTGACGCTTGCCAACTCCGATATCCAGTCCATTGACGATCTGCGCGGCAAGCGCGTCTCGGTGGGCGCACCGGGTAGCGGTACCGAGCTCAACGCCCGCGCCGTGCTTGAAGCCAACGGCATCAGCTACGATGACTTCACGCCGCAACGCCTCAACTTCAACGAAACCGCCGATGCGATCCGTGATGGCGATATCGACGCCGGTTTCTGGAGCGTGGGGCCGCCCACCAGCTCGATCCTCAACCTTGCTGCCACCCGCGATATCCGCCTGATCGGGCTTAGCGACGAGGAGATCGAGAACGCCCGTGAGGAGGAGCCGGTATTCGCCGCCTACGAACTGCGTGCCGGCATGTACGAGGGCATGGACGAAGCGGTCCAGACTATCAGCATTCCCAACGTGCTGGTCGTCAATGCCGACATGGACGAGGAGCTCGCCTATGAGCTCACCAAGCTGCTGTTCGAGCGCATCGACGACCTGATCGCCGTTCACCCGGCAGCCAACGACACCACCATCGAGTTCACCATGAACTCCACACCGGTGCCGCTGCACCCCGGTGCGATCCGCTATTACGAGGAAGTCGAGGCCGATATTCCCGACGACCTGCGTCCGTAA
- a CDS encoding YaeQ family protein encodes MALSATPYKVELNLTDLDRGVYDTQRFTVARHPSETEQRLSARLLAHALWYSESLAFGRGLSDVDEPALWEKSLDGRVLHWIEVGLPDAERLTWCSRRAERVSLLAYGRVGVWESRVLPAVSTLKNLHIASLPEAPLAELARDLPRTINWSVMISEGTLFITDAQGQHELQPEWLMGER; translated from the coding sequence ATGGCCCTCTCCGCGACGCCTTATAAGGTAGAACTCAACCTCACCGATCTGGATCGCGGGGTCTATGATACGCAGCGCTTCACCGTGGCGCGCCATCCGTCGGAAACCGAGCAGCGCTTGAGTGCGCGGCTGCTGGCCCATGCGCTGTGGTACAGCGAGTCGCTGGCCTTCGGGCGCGGCTTGTCGGATGTCGATGAGCCGGCGCTGTGGGAGAAGAGCCTGGATGGCCGGGTGCTGCACTGGATCGAGGTGGGATTGCCGGATGCCGAAAGGCTGACCTGGTGTTCGCGGCGCGCCGAGCGAGTATCGCTGCTCGCCTATGGCCGGGTCGGCGTGTGGGAGTCGCGGGTACTGCCGGCGGTGAGCACTCTGAAGAACCTGCATATCGCCAGCCTGCCCGAAGCGCCACTTGCTGAGCTTGCCCGGGACCTGCCGCGGACCATCAACTGGTCGGTGATGATCAGCGAGGGCACGCTGTTCATCACCGACGCCCAAGGGCAGCACGAGCTGCAGCCCGAGTGGCTGATGGGCGAGCGCTAA
- a CDS encoding XRE family transcriptional regulator has translation MSTARLTTGWDFRTPPRLTPDLDVRELEKRSRLMRVVTRRIALSELPNREIAQRAGIPPQRLSDLLAGKIEQFSVEELELLRDSVEEEG, from the coding sequence ATGAGCACGGCACGATTAACGACCGGTTGGGACTTTCGCACTCCTCCGCGACTGACACCCGACCTGGACGTACGAGAACTCGAGAAGCGTTCTCGCCTGATGCGCGTCGTCACCCGCCGCATCGCCCTTTCGGAACTGCCCAACCGCGAGATTGCCCAGCGCGCCGGCATCCCTCCCCAACGGCTCAGCGACCTGCTGGCCGGCAAGATCGAACAATTTTCCGTCGAAGAGTTGGAACTGCTACGCGATAGCGTCGAAGAGGAAGGCTAG
- a CDS encoding putative selenate ABC transporter substrate-binding protein translates to MLRRLFLASTAGLTLLASSLAVADTLVFTAIPDEDETRLQERFQKVADYLADELYVDVRFIPVTSYAASVTAFRNNQVQLAWFGGFTGVQARELVPGSLAIAQGVEDPEYKSYFIANRETGIEPHEGDTAPEALRGLTFTFGSQSSTSGRLLPEYFLREHLGEAPQELFARVGFSGNHSRTVSLVQSGAYQAGVLSYTAWENEVEAGNVDPERVQLIWESPSYPDYHWTVRGDVDERFGEGFTERLQQALLDMDDPELLASFPRSGFIPASNDDFSMILDVARELDLLD, encoded by the coding sequence ATGCTTCGTCGTCTGTTTCTCGCCAGTACCGCTGGCCTGACGCTGCTCGCCTCCTCTCTGGCGGTTGCCGATACCCTGGTCTTCACCGCTATTCCCGACGAGGACGAGACGCGCCTGCAGGAGCGCTTCCAGAAGGTCGCCGACTATCTGGCCGACGAGCTCTACGTGGACGTGCGCTTCATTCCGGTCACCTCCTACGCCGCCTCGGTCACCGCATTTCGCAACAACCAGGTGCAGCTGGCTTGGTTCGGCGGCTTCACCGGCGTGCAGGCGCGTGAATTGGTGCCGGGATCGCTGGCCATCGCCCAGGGTGTCGAGGATCCGGAGTACAAGAGCTACTTCATTGCCAACCGCGAGACCGGCATCGAACCCCATGAGGGCGACACCGCTCCGGAAGCGCTGCGCGGCTTGACCTTCACCTTCGGCTCGCAGAGCTCCACCTCGGGCCGGCTATTGCCGGAGTACTTCCTGCGCGAGCACCTCGGCGAAGCGCCGCAGGAGCTGTTCGCCCGGGTCGGCTTCAGCGGTAACCACAGCCGCACCGTGTCGCTGGTGCAGTCCGGCGCCTACCAGGCCGGCGTGCTCAGCTACACGGCATGGGAGAATGAGGTCGAGGCCGGCAATGTCGACCCCGAGCGCGTGCAGCTCATCTGGGAGTCGCCCTCCTACCCCGACTACCACTGGACGGTGCGCGGCGATGTCGACGAGCGCTTCGGCGAAGGCTTCACCGAGCGCCTGCAGCAGGCGCTGCTCGACATGGATGATCCCGAACTGCTGGCGAGCTTCCCGCGCAGCGGCTTCATTCCCGCGAGCAACGACGATTTCAGCATGATCCTCGACGTCGCCCGCGAGCTGGACCTGCTCGACTGA
- a CDS encoding ATP-binding cassette domain-containing protein, which yields MSSLALIDAVAAYGEIRVLGPLSLTLAPGEHVALVGKSGAGKSTLLSMMYDQWRDQGAALMPQDLGLVPTLSVFHNVYMGRLDRHPWWRNLLTLLRPRHGDVETIDTLLGRLGIAEKRWVACGELSGGQRQRVAAARVIHQGGQVLLADEPVSALDGPQATIVMDALTATYPMSVLAMHDLDLALRHCNRVIGIHAGEIAIDQPSSRLTAHDLLPLY from the coding sequence ATGAGCTCACTTGCGCTGATCGACGCCGTTGCCGCCTACGGCGAGATAAGGGTGCTCGGCCCACTGAGCCTGACACTCGCCCCGGGCGAGCATGTCGCGCTGGTGGGCAAGAGCGGCGCCGGCAAGTCGACGCTGCTGTCGATGATGTATGACCAGTGGCGCGATCAGGGGGCAGCGCTGATGCCCCAGGACCTGGGGCTAGTGCCGACGCTGTCGGTATTTCACAACGTCTACATGGGGCGACTCGACCGCCACCCCTGGTGGCGAAATCTGCTGACCCTGCTGCGTCCACGGCACGGCGATGTGGAGACGATCGACACCCTGCTGGGCAGGCTTGGCATCGCCGAGAAGCGCTGGGTAGCGTGCGGCGAACTCTCCGGCGGCCAGCGCCAGCGGGTGGCAGCAGCGCGGGTGATCCATCAGGGCGGCCAGGTGCTGCTTGCCGACGAGCCGGTCTCGGCGCTGGATGGTCCCCAGGCCACCATCGTGATGGACGCGCTCACGGCGACCTATCCGATGTCGGTACTGGCGATGCACGATCTCGACTTGGCACTGCGCCACTGCAATCGGGTGATCGGCATCCATGCCGGCGAGATCGCCATCGACCAGCCAAGCAGCCGCCTGACCGCCCACGACCTGCTGCCGCTCTACTGA
- a CDS encoding ABC transporter permease, translated as MPLTATVRVTLGLITLAVVCLFFGDFEISSHDPWQELGRLFMGLLQPNFSSVDFLGEALLRTVAFAFVGVGLGAVAGMLLALCFQHWWVRTFCAFIRAIHELFWALIFLQSFGLHPITGVLAIAIPYAGIFAKVYSEILDETDPQPTRTLPYRVGRLSALVYARISQAWPHLVSYTAYRLECGLRSSAVLGFVGMPTLGFHLAGAFAQGHYGTVGALLLLFYALIATLRWWVRPRLLPLYLLAAPFLLGTGLPIMWSNVTRFFTHDIVPAPLRRGDGLEGLIPWLNELFVNQALPGIWNTLLLTQIALVLTGVVAMALFPLISHHFTGRHLTGRVRGTLGHGVLVVMRSTPEYLLAFILLQLWGPSMLPAVVALALHNGGIIGHLVGRRSNEIALRQDAPSGMDRYAYEVAPRVYGPFLGLLFYRWEIIMRETAILGILGIATLGFYVDSAIQEIRFDRAMVLILITALLNIGVDILARRLRNRLRLKHTINRQSC; from the coding sequence ATGCCGCTCACCGCTACCGTCCGCGTCACCCTCGGCCTGATCACCCTGGCGGTGGTCTGCCTGTTCTTCGGCGACTTTGAGATCAGCTCGCACGATCCCTGGCAAGAGCTCGGCCGGCTGTTCATGGGGCTGCTCCAGCCCAACTTCTCGAGCGTCGACTTCCTCGGCGAGGCGCTGCTGCGTACCGTGGCCTTCGCCTTCGTCGGCGTCGGGCTCGGTGCCGTTGCGGGCATGCTGCTGGCGCTGTGCTTCCAGCACTGGTGGGTGCGCACCTTCTGCGCCTTCATCCGTGCCATTCATGAGCTGTTTTGGGCGCTGATCTTCCTGCAGAGCTTCGGGCTGCATCCGATCACCGGGGTACTGGCCATCGCCATCCCCTATGCCGGTATCTTCGCCAAGGTATACTCCGAGATCCTCGACGAGACCGATCCGCAACCGACACGCACCCTGCCATACAGGGTCGGACGCCTCTCGGCGCTGGTCTATGCCCGCATCAGCCAGGCCTGGCCGCATCTGGTCAGCTACACCGCCTACCGCCTGGAGTGCGGCCTGCGCTCAAGCGCCGTGCTTGGCTTCGTCGGCATGCCGACGCTGGGCTTTCACCTGGCCGGCGCCTTCGCCCAGGGTCACTACGGCACCGTGGGCGCGCTACTGCTGCTGTTCTACGCCCTGATCGCCACGCTCAGGTGGTGGGTACGCCCCAGGCTGCTGCCCCTCTACCTGCTCGCCGCCCCCTTCCTGCTGGGAACGGGTCTGCCGATCATGTGGAGCAACGTGACGCGCTTCTTCACCCACGACATCGTGCCCGCGCCGCTGCGTCGCGGCGACGGCCTCGAGGGGCTGATACCATGGCTGAACGAGCTGTTCGTCAATCAGGCACTGCCGGGGATCTGGAACACCCTGCTGCTGACCCAGATCGCGCTGGTACTTACCGGGGTGGTGGCAATGGCGCTGTTCCCGCTCATCTCTCATCATTTCACGGGGCGCCACCTCACTGGAAGAGTGCGCGGCACTCTCGGGCATGGCGTGCTGGTGGTGATGCGCTCGACCCCGGAGTACCTGCTGGCCTTCATCCTGCTGCAGCTGTGGGGACCGTCGATGCTGCCGGCGGTGGTGGCACTGGCCCTGCACAACGGCGGCATCATCGGTCACCTGGTGGGGCGACGCAGCAATGAGATCGCCCTGCGTCAGGATGCCCCCAGCGGCATGGACCGCTACGCCTATGAGGTGGCGCCGCGCGTCTACGGTCCGTTCCTCGGCCTGCTCTTCTACCGCTGGGAGATCATCATGCGCGAGACCGCCATTCTTGGCATTCTCGGCATCGCAACGCTTGGCTTCTACGTCGACAGCGCCATCCAGGAGATTCGCTTCGACCGCGCCATGGTACTGATCCTGATCACCGCCCTGCTCAACATCGGGGTGGATATCCTCGCCCGCCGCCTGCGCAACCGGCTACGCCTCAAGCACACCATCAATCGCCAGAGCTGTTGA
- the ilvD gene encoding dihydroxy-acid dehydratase gives MSDKPQDSRRRHSAPVVDGVGKSAGRAMLRAVGFTDEDFTKPQVGIASTWSQVTPCNSHIDELAREACAGADSAGGKGLIFNTITISDGIANGTEGMKYSLVSREVIADSIETVAGCEGFDGLVAIGGCDKNMPGCLMGLARLNRPSIFVYGGTILPGANHTDIVSVFEAMGAYSRGDLDLIEVKQIEETAIPGAGSCGGMYTANTMASAIEAMGMSLPGSSAQNAVSMEKRVDSRAAGAAVLELLERDIKPSDIMTREAFENAITVVIALGGSTNAVLHLIAMASTIGVPLSLEDFTEIGKRVPVIADLRPSGHYMMSELVEIGGIQPLMKMLLDAGLLHGDCLTVTGRTLAENLADVAPYPDDQSIIAPLDRPIKAESHLRILFGNLAPAGAVAKITGKEGTRFSGSARVFGSEEEAQARINDGTVVAGDVVVIRYEGPKGGPGMREMLTPTSAIMGRGLGNDVALITDGRFSGGSHGFVVGHVSPEAFDGGPLALVEDGDTITIDAQLDTLSVELDDAELERRRAAWQQPAPRYARGVLAKYARTVSSASTGAVTDLPVGDK, from the coding sequence ATGAGCGACAAGCCACAGGACTCGCGCCGCCGCCACTCGGCACCGGTGGTGGATGGGGTAGGAAAATCCGCCGGTCGTGCCATGTTGCGCGCGGTGGGGTTCACGGACGAGGACTTTACCAAGCCGCAGGTGGGCATCGCCTCGACCTGGAGCCAGGTCACCCCCTGCAACAGCCATATCGACGAGCTGGCCCGGGAAGCGTGCGCAGGCGCCGACTCGGCTGGCGGCAAGGGGCTGATCTTCAATACCATCACCATCTCCGACGGCATCGCCAACGGTACCGAGGGGATGAAGTACTCGCTGGTGTCGCGGGAGGTGATCGCCGACTCGATCGAGACGGTGGCCGGCTGCGAAGGATTCGATGGCCTGGTGGCGATCGGTGGCTGTGACAAGAACATGCCAGGCTGCCTGATGGGGCTGGCACGCCTCAATCGTCCCAGCATTTTCGTCTATGGCGGCACCATCCTGCCCGGTGCCAACCACACCGATATCGTCTCGGTGTTCGAGGCGATGGGCGCCTATAGCCGCGGCGATCTCGATCTGATCGAGGTCAAGCAGATCGAGGAGACGGCCATTCCCGGCGCCGGTTCGTGCGGTGGCATGTATACCGCCAATACCATGGCCTCGGCGATCGAGGCGATGGGCATGAGCCTGCCGGGCAGTTCGGCGCAGAATGCCGTGTCGATGGAGAAGCGTGTCGACAGCCGTGCCGCTGGCGCTGCGGTGCTTGAGCTGCTCGAGCGCGACATCAAGCCCTCCGACATCATGACACGCGAAGCCTTCGAAAATGCCATCACCGTGGTGATCGCGCTGGGCGGCTCGACCAACGCGGTACTGCACTTGATCGCCATGGCCAGCACCATCGGGGTGCCGCTCTCCCTCGAGGACTTCACCGAGATCGGCAAGCGGGTGCCGGTGATCGCCGACCTGCGCCCTAGCGGTCACTACATGATGAGCGAGCTGGTCGAGATCGGCGGTATCCAGCCGCTGATGAAGATGCTGCTCGATGCCGGCCTGCTGCATGGCGACTGCCTGACGGTCACGGGCCGGACGCTGGCCGAGAACCTGGCCGACGTGGCCCCCTACCCGGATGACCAGAGCATCATTGCTCCGCTGGACAGGCCCATCAAGGCCGAGAGCCACCTGCGCATCCTGTTCGGCAATCTGGCCCCGGCAGGGGCGGTGGCCAAGATCACCGGCAAGGAGGGCACCCGCTTCAGTGGCAGCGCTCGCGTGTTCGGCTCCGAGGAGGAGGCCCAGGCGCGAATCAACGACGGCACCGTGGTGGCCGGTGATGTGGTGGTGATCCGCTACGAAGGGCCCAAGGGCGGTCCTGGCATGCGCGAGATGTTGACGCCCACCTCGGCGATCATGGGCCGCGGGCTAGGCAACGACGTGGCACTGATCACCGATGGGCGCTTCTCCGGTGGCAGCCATGGCTTCGTGGTCGGCCACGTCTCGCCGGAGGCCTTCGATGGCGGACCGCTGGCGCTGGTCGAGGATGGCGATACCATCACCATCGATGCACAGCTCGATACACTGAGCGTCGAACTCGATGATGCTGAACTCGAGCGTCGCCGGGCAGCCTGGCAACAGCCAGCGCCGCGCTATGCGCGAGGCGTGCTGGCCAAGTACGCCAGAACGGTGAGCTCGGCCTCGACCGGTGCGGTCACGGACCTGCCCGTGGGCGATAAGTAG
- a CDS encoding peroxidase-related enzyme (This protein belongs to a clade of uncharacterized proteins related to peroxidases such as the alkylhydroperoxidase AhpD.): protein MTPSLSRFPIPETLQALPADIRDAILAVQEKAGFVPNVFLMLSHRPDEFRAFFAYHDALMERESDTLTKAEKEMIVVATSARNRCLYCVVAHGALVRLYSKDALLADQVAINHRAAPISERHRVMLDFALYVGIELGELTDAWQHRLFEAGFTLDDIWDIGAVAGFFGMSNRLVTLAGTPPNAEFYLMGRVPKKGSVG, encoded by the coding sequence ATGACCCCCTCCCTCAGTCGCTTTCCGATTCCCGAGACGCTCCAGGCGCTGCCCGCCGACATTCGCGACGCGATTCTGGCGGTGCAGGAGAAGGCCGGCTTCGTGCCCAACGTGTTCTTGATGCTGTCCCATCGGCCGGACGAGTTTCGCGCCTTCTTCGCCTATCACGACGCCCTCATGGAGCGTGAGTCGGACACCCTGACCAAGGCCGAGAAGGAGATGATCGTGGTCGCCACCAGCGCGCGCAATCGCTGCCTCTACTGCGTGGTGGCCCACGGCGCGCTGGTGCGTCTCTACAGCAAGGATGCACTGCTTGCCGATCAGGTGGCGATCAACCATCGCGCCGCACCGATCAGCGAGCGTCATCGGGTGATGCTCGACTTCGCGCTCTATGTGGGGATCGAGCTTGGCGAACTGACCGACGCCTGGCAGCATCGCCTGTTCGAGGCAGGCTTTACGCTTGACGACATCTGGGACATCGGCGCGGTGGCCGGCTTCTTCGGGATGTCGAATCGCCTGGTGACGCTTGCCGGCACGCCGCCCAATGCCGAGTTCTACCTGATGGGGCGCGTGCCAAAGAAGGGGAGCGTTGGTTAA
- a CDS encoding CoA-acylating methylmalonate-semialdehyde dehydrogenase, whose translation MSVKEIALYIDGKPVPSNSQEWRDVVNPATQEVVARVPFATPEEVDRAVASAKEAFRSWRKAPLGKRMRIMLKFQALIREHTEELAALITEEHGKTLPDAEGEVGRGLEVVEHACSITSLQLGEIAENAAGDVNVYSLNQPLGVGAGITAFNFPIMLPCFMFPLAIATGNTFVLKPSEQDPSSTMRLVELAHEAGIPPGVLNVVHGGPDVANQICDHPDIKALSFIGSTHVGTHIYERAGAAGKRVQSMMGAKNHCVVMPDANRSQAINNLLGSAFGAAGQRCMANSVVVLVGEARSWLEDIVEGARNMKVGPGTQRDADLGPLVSPAARDRVISLIDTGEREGATLALDGRELQVEGYPDGNFVGPTVFSDVSAEMAIYREEIFGPVLCVACVETLDEAIAFINANPNGNGTSIFTNSGWVARRFESDIDVGQVGINVPIPVPVAYFSFTGSRASKLGDLGPNGKQAIQFWTQTKTVTARWFEPENISSGINSTISLG comes from the coding sequence ATGTCAGTCAAGGAGATTGCGTTGTATATCGATGGCAAACCCGTCCCGTCCAATAGCCAGGAGTGGCGCGACGTGGTCAACCCGGCTACCCAGGAGGTGGTCGCCCGGGTGCCTTTTGCCACGCCTGAGGAGGTCGACCGCGCCGTCGCCAGCGCCAAGGAGGCGTTCAGGAGCTGGCGCAAGGCGCCGCTGGGCAAGCGCATGCGCATCATGCTCAAGTTCCAGGCGCTGATTCGCGAACATACCGAGGAATTGGCCGCGCTGATCACCGAGGAGCATGGCAAGACCCTGCCGGATGCCGAAGGCGAGGTGGGCCGAGGCCTGGAAGTGGTCGAGCATGCCTGTTCGATCACCTCGTTGCAGCTGGGCGAGATCGCCGAGAATGCCGCCGGAGACGTCAACGTCTACTCGCTGAACCAGCCGCTCGGCGTGGGCGCGGGCATCACCGCCTTCAACTTCCCGATCATGCTGCCATGCTTCATGTTCCCGCTGGCCATCGCCACCGGCAATACTTTCGTGCTCAAGCCCTCCGAGCAGGATCCCAGCTCCACCATGCGCCTGGTCGAGTTGGCTCACGAGGCGGGGATTCCGCCTGGCGTGCTCAATGTGGTGCATGGCGGACCCGATGTGGCCAACCAGATCTGCGACCACCCGGATATCAAGGCGCTGTCGTTCATCGGCTCGACCCATGTCGGCACGCACATCTATGAGCGTGCCGGCGCCGCTGGCAAGCGCGTGCAGTCGATGATGGGCGCCAAGAACCATTGTGTCGTGATGCCCGATGCCAACCGCAGCCAGGCGATCAACAACCTGCTGGGTTCGGCGTTCGGCGCGGCCGGCCAGCGCTGCATGGCCAACTCGGTGGTGGTACTGGTGGGCGAGGCGCGCAGCTGGCTCGAGGATATCGTCGAGGGGGCACGCAACATGAAGGTCGGTCCCGGCACCCAGCGCGATGCCGATCTCGGCCCGCTGGTCTCGCCCGCCGCACGCGACCGGGTGATCAGCCTGATCGATACCGGCGAGCGAGAGGGGGCAACGCTGGCCCTCGATGGTCGTGAGCTTCAGGTAGAAGGCTATCCCGACGGCAACTTCGTCGGCCCGACCGTGTTCAGCGATGTCAGCGCCGAGATGGCCATCTACCGCGAGGAGATCTTCGGCCCGGTGCTGTGCGTGGCATGCGTCGAGACGCTGGACGAGGCGATCGCCTTCATCAACGCCAACCCCAACGGCAACGGCACCTCGATCTTCACCAACTCCGGCTGGGTGGCGCGGCGCTTCGAGAGCGACATCGATGTTGGCCAGGTGGGCATCAACGTGCCGATCCCGGTGCCGGTGGCCTACTTCAGCTTCACCGGGTCACGCGCCTCCAAGCTTGGCGATCTCGGCCCCAATGGCAAGCAGGCGATCCAGTTCTGGACCCAGACCAAGACCGTCACCGCGCGCTGGTTCGAGCCGGAGAATATCTCCAGCGGCATCAACAGCACCATTTCACTGGGTTGA
- a CDS encoding LysR family transcriptional regulator, with protein MLDWQDIQVFLEVARSQRLTDAARRLGLDHSTLSRRTRRFEQKLNTQLFERSTHGYQLTDAGQRLLAHAEEMARHAIEAGESLSDQNHRIGGQIRLGVTEGFGTWVIAPLLAAFCDRYPGITIDLLALPRVVNLSRHEADLAITVERPSSAGLVISRLCDYRLRLYGSQAYLTRHGTPAALSALSHHRLIGYIDDLIFSDQLNYLAPLLDPLLDAGLSGAPHFSIRSTSVTTQHTAALHGAGLAVLPCFMASGSQALHEVLGDEIDITRQFWITARQEQRRLARVRLLWEFLRKAIEENAPFLMGETETLAMPG; from the coding sequence ATGCTCGATTGGCAGGACATTCAGGTCTTTCTGGAGGTGGCGCGCAGCCAGCGGCTGACCGATGCCGCACGCCGTCTGGGACTCGATCACTCGACGCTGTCGCGGCGTACCCGGCGCTTCGAGCAGAAGCTCAATACCCAGCTGTTCGAGCGCAGCACGCATGGCTACCAGTTGACCGACGCCGGCCAGCGGCTACTTGCGCATGCCGAGGAGATGGCGCGCCACGCCATCGAGGCGGGCGAAAGCCTCAGCGACCAGAACCACCGCATCGGTGGACAGATTCGCCTCGGTGTCACCGAGGGCTTCGGCACCTGGGTGATTGCCCCGCTGCTGGCGGCGTTCTGCGACCGTTACCCAGGCATCACCATCGACCTGCTGGCGCTGCCCCGCGTCGTCAACCTGAGCCGCCACGAGGCTGATCTGGCGATCACCGTGGAGCGCCCCAGCAGCGCCGGCCTGGTGATCTCGCGGCTCTGCGACTATCGCCTGCGACTGTATGGCAGCCAGGCGTACCTGACCCGCCACGGCACTCCCGCCGCCCTATCGGCGCTGAGCCATCACCGGCTGATCGGCTACATCGACGATCTGATCTTCAGCGACCAGCTCAATTACCTCGCCCCGCTGCTGGATCCGCTGCTAGACGCGGGGCTGTCCGGAGCGCCCCACTTCAGCATCCGCAGCACCAGCGTCACCACCCAGCATACCGCCGCTCTGCATGGCGCCGGGCTTGCAGTGCTGCCCTGCTTCATGGCCAGTGGCTCGCAAGCGCTGCATGAGGTGCTCGGCGACGAGATCGACATCACCCGTCAGTTCTGGATCACCGCGCGCCAGGAGCAGCGCCGCCTGGCGCGGGTACGCCTGCTGTGGGAGTTCCTGCGCAAGGCGATCGAGGAGAACGCGCCCTTCCTGATGGGCGAGACGGAGACGCTGGCCATGCCCGGATGA